The DNA region AATATCCTAAAGTTCCAATGATGTTATGTTCTGGAGGCGGGGGTAGAGCTGATTATGAGTTTCTTAAATATTTTACGGAATTTTGGCCAAGTGATGATACAGAACCTTTGGAGAGAATTTTTTTACAATGGAATTATTCGTATTTTTTCCCGTCAATAACTACAGATAATCACGTAACCGATTGGGGTAAACAACCCTTGAAATTTAGAGTAGATGTTGCAAGTATGGGGAAACTTGGATTCGATATTGTAACCGATCATTTGAGTCCAAAAGATAGAATATTTTGTAAGCAAGCTATTTCTAATTATCAAACTTTTAAAAATATTGTTTGGCATGGAAATCAATATAGATTAGTAGATCCATATAAAAATGATATTGCTTCTATAATGTATGTTACGAAAGATAAATCAAGGGCAGTTGTTTTTAATTATCTTGTTAATAACAGATTTAATATTACAGCTACCAAAAGACCGGTTGTTTTTAACGGATTGGATAAAAATAAAAAATATTCAATAAAAGAAATTAACTTATATCCTGATATTCCGTCAACCTTAGAGCAAAACAAAGTTTATTCTGGTGATTTTTTGATGAAAGCGGGGTATAATCCTGATGTTAATTTAAAAAGAACAAGTGTCATTTTAGAGATAAATGAAGTAAAATAATAGGTTTTTTTAGCGTCTAGTGTTTAATTATAAAAAACCTAGACGCTTTTTTATGCTTAGAAAATGATTTTGCTTTTTTAAAATAATGGATGTGAATAAATTCAAAAGCTTTAAATAATAGTAAATTAAAAAAATATGATTTCAAATTTAAAAACTATTGTGTCAATTTTTTTCTTAACTTCTATTGTCTCAGGGCAGTCTAAATCTGATGAATGGAATTTGTACACTACTTCAAGAGAAAATTATAATGGTGTAGCTATGGCTAATGGTCAGATAGGGATTGTTACGGATGATACACCGTTAAAAACAAAAGAAATTATCCTAAACGGGGTTTATGAAGGAAGTCCTGAAAACGGAATTAGCAGAATTGTAAAAGGAATTGAATTTTTAAATCTTCATTTGTCAGTAAATAATAAGGAAATCACTTCAGATAATATTGATAATTGGAGTCAATCTATTAATATGAAAGAAGGATTGAGTACAACTACTTTTACATTTAATAATTTGGTTTCAGTGAATTATACCATTTTAGCCAATAGAGCTATTCCATATTCCGGAATGGCTATTGTGGAAATACTTCCAAAAGAAGATGTTTTTCTTTCTGTCAATAATTATATGAATGTTCCGGAGGAATTGAAAGATGTTAAAAGTGTATATAGGGTTTTAAAAGATAATGAGTTTGTTATGCCGGTTTTTAGAACCACTGCAAAAACATTGTTTGGGAAATATACGGTATCGGCTTCAACAACCTTTTTATTTGATGGTCGAAAGGAGCTGTTAAAACAAACAGCTGATGAAGTAGGTTTTTCAAAAAAACTTTTAAAAGGACAAAAGTATCGATTTGCAATTGCGGGTGGGATTTGTACTTCTAAAGATTTTAATGATCCAATAAATGAATCTGAAAGGCAGCCTATTTTTGCTTTGCAGGAAGGAATTGATAAATTATTAGAAAAACATAAAGTTGCATGGGATGAATTATGGAAAACTGGAGATATACAAATTGAAGGTGATTTAGATGCGCAACAAAGAGTAAGATTTGCCCTTTATAATTTATATTCTTTTATCCGTCCTGGTTCGAGACAAAGTTTCACTCCTATGGGACTTTCTTCTCAAGGTTATAATGGTCATGTTTTTTGGGATAGTGAACTTTGGATGTATCCAACTATTTTGGCCTTTCAGCCTGATATGGCAAAATCCTGTTTGGATTACCGTTCTGACCGTTTAGAAAAAGCCAAGCAAAAAGCGATTGTTTACGGTTACAAAGGAGCAATGTATCCCTGGGAATCTGATGATACTGGTGAAGAAGCTACCCCAACCTGGGCATTGACAGGAATTTTTGAACAACATATTACCGCAGATGTTTCAATTGCATTTTGGAATTACTTCTCTTATACGCAAGATAAGGTTTGGTTAAAAAAAGAATGGAATGTTTTAAAAGAAACTGCCGATTTTTGGGTTAGTCGTGTGCATAAGAATAGTGATGGGAGTTATTCGATTTTAAATGTTGTTGGTGCAGATGAGTATGCACAGCACATTGATGATAATGCATTTACAAATGCATCTGTAATTGAATCTTTAAAAAACACTATTAAGGCAGCTACAATTCTTGGTGAGCCAATTGATAAGCGGTGGGTAGAGGTGTCTGAGCGTTTATTAATTCATGCCAAAAATGGTATTACACAAAATTACAGAGGTTATGATGGGCAAATGATTAAACAGGCTGATGTAAATTTGTTAGCTTATCCATTGCATGTAATTACAGATACAAAACAAATTGAAAGAGATTTAGAGTATTATTCTGCTAAGATTGATCCTAAAGATGGTCCGGCTATGGCATCCGGTGTATTATCTGTTTTATATGCCCGTCAGGGCAATGCCCAAAAAGCTTATGATTATTTTGTAAAATCGTATTTACCAAATAGTCGACCTCCATTCGGAGTGTTTTCTGAATCGGCTAATAGTAATAATCCCTATTTTGCTACAGGCGCTGGAGCTATGCTGCAAGCAGTTATTTATGGTTTTGGAGGAGTTGAGTTAACGGATAGTGGTTTGAAATTCAATAAAGGAATTTTACCCGAAAAATGGAAATCTTTAAAAATTATTGGTGTAGGTTCTGAAGAAAATACAATTGTAATCAAAAAATAAAAATCGAAAAATTAAATAAATCTTTTATCGTTTTTGAAAAAGTTTTTTTAAGGACTGTCTCGGCTTTTGAGGCAGTCCTTTTTTTATATTAATGATGAAGTTGTCTTAAAATCTTATAAAAGTTAAAGTTTTACTAATTTGTGAATCACAAAGCAAATCCTGTAAAAAATGTAATATGTGTTTTTTTTAAATTAAATAATTATTATTAATGTAAAATTAATATTGATATTGATATTTTATAATATTATCATCTAAAAATCGAAAACGTTTTCGATTCATCTAAAACGTTTTCGATTTTCGATTTTGATTATTTAACATAATTTTATCATTATGTTTATCCTCGAATTTAAAAACCATTCAAAATTATTATTAACCAACTTATTTATTACGTATGAAAAATAGTCTACTTAAAGGCTTGATGGTGCTTGTAACCATTCTATGTACAAGTTTGACATATTCGCAGGATGTGTCAGGAACTGTATCAGACGCAGGAGGTCCTCTTCCGGGGGTTACTGTATCAATTAAAGGAA from Flavobacterium nitratireducens includes:
- a CDS encoding glycosyl hydrolase family 95 catalytic domain-containing protein, yielding MISNLKTIVSIFFLTSIVSGQSKSDEWNLYTTSRENYNGVAMANGQIGIVTDDTPLKTKEIILNGVYEGSPENGISRIVKGIEFLNLHLSVNNKEITSDNIDNWSQSINMKEGLSTTTFTFNNLVSVNYTILANRAIPYSGMAIVEILPKEDVFLSVNNYMNVPEELKDVKSVYRVLKDNEFVMPVFRTTAKTLFGKYTVSASTTFLFDGRKELLKQTADEVGFSKKLLKGQKYRFAIAGGICTSKDFNDPINESERQPIFALQEGIDKLLEKHKVAWDELWKTGDIQIEGDLDAQQRVRFALYNLYSFIRPGSRQSFTPMGLSSQGYNGHVFWDSELWMYPTILAFQPDMAKSCLDYRSDRLEKAKQKAIVYGYKGAMYPWESDDTGEEATPTWALTGIFEQHITADVSIAFWNYFSYTQDKVWLKKEWNVLKETADFWVSRVHKNSDGSYSILNVVGADEYAQHIDDNAFTNASVIESLKNTIKAATILGEPIDKRWVEVSERLLIHAKNGITQNYRGYDGQMIKQADVNLLAYPLHVITDTKQIERDLEYYSAKIDPKDGPAMASGVLSVLYARQGNAQKAYDYFVKSYLPNSRPPFGVFSESANSNNPYFATGAGAMLQAVIYGFGGVELTDSGLKFNKGILPEKWKSLKIIGVGSEENTIVIKK